The following proteins are encoded in a genomic region of bacterium:
- the hemA gene encoding glutamyl-tRNA reductase, translating into MKSFAVFGINHKVAKEDMREKVALNSSSIKDAIDIAKKTFDEAVLISTCNRTEVYVVSSENSLKERLRDYIRNLFKIELNLLEQFYFFSQTEALTHLFRVAGSLDSMVVGEVEILGQIKNAYRLAQEKKTTSKAINTMFQHSFRVAKRIRTETDIAKGNYSIPSIACNVAYEKLGDLRDKTVMVIGAGKISEITLKHLVDKGVKTIFVGNRTFERALELAKRFNGIALHFNDCFEKLGQCNLVISQTSSPHYIIKDIPDKRKNPLVLIDLAVPRDIEPNIGNLFGVFLYNLDSFQGIIDRTMKIRKDEREKAEEIIKEEIQSLAPIIF; encoded by the coding sequence ATGAAAAGCTTTGCTGTTTTTGGAATAAATCATAAAGTAGCAAAAGAGGATATGAGGGAAAAGGTGGCTTTAAATTCTTCTTCTATTAAAGATGCTATAGATATTGCAAAGAAGACATTTGATGAGGCTGTCCTTATCTCAACTTGCAATAGAACAGAGGTTTATGTAGTTTCATCAGAAAATAGCTTAAAAGAAAGATTAAGGGATTACATAAGAAACCTCTTTAAAATAGAGCTTAATCTTTTAGAGCAGTTTTATTTTTTCTCTCAAACAGAGGCATTAACACACCTTTTTAGGGTTGCAGGATCGTTGGATTCAATGGTTGTTGGTGAGGTTGAAATATTGGGTCAGATTAAGAATGCTTATAGGCTTGCACAAGAAAAGAAAACAACAAGTAAAGCGATAAATACCATGTTTCAGCATTCATTCAGAGTAGCAAAGAGGATAAGGACAGAGACAGATATTGCAAAGGGAAATTACTCAATCCCATCTATTGCTTGCAATGTAGCCTATGAGAAATTGGGGGATTTAAGGGATAAGACAGTGATGGTCATTGGAGCAGGAAAAATCTCTGAGATAACCCTAAAACATTTGGTTGATAAAGGCGTAAAAACCATTTTTGTTGGAAACAGAACATTTGAAAGGGCATTAGAATTAGCAAAAAGGTTTAATGGGATTGCTTTACATTTTAATGATTGCTTTGAGAAATTAGGACAATGCAACCTTGTTATCTCTCAAACATCATCACCACATTATATTATAAAGGACATTCCAGATAAAAGGAAAAACCCTTTGGTTTTAATTGACCTTGCAGTTCCAAGGGACATTGAGCCAAATATAGGAAATCTTTTTGGTGTTTTCCTCTATAATCTTGACTCATTTCAAGGGATTATAGATAGGACAATGAAAATAAGAAAGGATGAAAGAGAAAAAGCAGAAGAAATCATTAAAGAAGAAATCCAATCCCTTGCTCCCATTATTTTTTAA